Proteins from a genomic interval of Sphingobacterium sp. SYP-B4668:
- the uvrA gene encoding excinuclease ABC subunit UvrA — protein sequence MNKNTTPDLGEQNEVEVFGARVHNLKNIDVTFPRNELVVITGLSGSGKSSLAFDTIYAEGQRRYMETFSAYSRQFLGGMERPDVDKISGLSPVISIEQKTTSKNPRSTVGTITEVYDFLRLLFARAGEAFSYVTGKRMERMSEDQIVDRILDEFDGEGVNVLAPIVKGRKGHYRELFEQIRKQGYTKVRVDGEIVDLEPKMQVDRYKIHDIEIVIDRLTVKSADRKRLFTSVMQAMKSAKGIIKISNKENKEQFFSKYLMDAESGISYDEPQPNTFSFNSPYGACPKCDGLGYIFEIDKAAVIPDRKLSIQKGAIVPLGPARDSWNFQVLKAVAKKLEFSLTSPIEKLTEEQVDTLLFGAEEPIPITVEYSSYSVREHKVTFQGIFSMLEDQMGRQSDDIASLEDFRTKVTCPSCHGDRLKKESLHFKIDQKNISELSAMDIITLMDWFKDLESRLDERQQVIATEILKEIRARLGFLLDVGLTYLTLNRTSKTLSGGEAQRIRLATQIGSQLVNVLYILDEPSIGLHQRDNERLINSLKNLRDIGNSVLVVEHDKDMILNADHVIDMGPAAGLHGGEVVAEGTPKEILKADSLTAAYLNGRKEVAIPKTRRPGNGNTLTLKGATGNNLKNVTAEFPLGKLILVTGVSGSGKSSLITGTLYPILNKHFFRAKATPLPYKSVEGLEHIDKIIEIDQSPIGRTPRSNPSTYTGVFSDIRTLFVQLPEAKIRGYKPGRFSFNVKGGRCETCQGAGMKIIEMNFLPDVQVPCETCHGKRYNRETLEVRYRGKSISDVLDMSVEDAVTFFENIPSIYRKIKTLYDVGLGYITLGQSSTTLSGGEAQRIKLATELSKKDTGKTFYILDEPTTGLHFEDVNVLLGVINRLVERGNSVLIIEHNLDVVKTADWVIDMGPEGGRSGGQLLFAGTPEDLIKVKGSETARFLKLEMK from the coding sequence ATGAATAAAAATACAACGCCAGATTTGGGTGAACAAAATGAAGTGGAAGTCTTCGGCGCTCGCGTCCATAATCTTAAAAATATAGATGTCACGTTTCCTCGGAATGAACTTGTGGTCATTACTGGGTTGAGTGGCAGTGGCAAGTCCTCTCTAGCATTTGACACGATCTATGCAGAAGGGCAACGTCGTTACATGGAGACATTCAGTGCCTATAGTCGTCAATTTCTAGGCGGCATGGAACGTCCAGACGTCGATAAGATTTCGGGATTAAGTCCGGTAATATCCATTGAGCAGAAAACGACTAGTAAAAATCCACGCTCTACTGTTGGAACGATTACAGAGGTTTATGATTTTCTTCGTTTGCTTTTTGCCCGTGCGGGAGAAGCATTTTCATATGTCACTGGAAAACGAATGGAGCGGATGTCTGAGGACCAAATTGTGGATCGTATCTTAGATGAATTTGACGGAGAAGGAGTGAATGTACTGGCCCCTATCGTGAAGGGACGTAAGGGACATTATCGGGAGCTATTTGAACAAATCCGTAAGCAAGGGTATACGAAGGTGAGAGTTGATGGAGAGATTGTAGACCTAGAGCCCAAGATGCAGGTAGATCGCTACAAGATCCACGATATCGAGATCGTAATTGATAGACTCACGGTAAAGTCGGCGGACCGCAAGCGATTGTTCACCTCTGTGATGCAAGCAATGAAATCAGCAAAGGGAATCATCAAAATCAGCAATAAAGAGAACAAGGAACAGTTTTTCAGTAAATACTTAATGGATGCAGAATCGGGTATTTCCTATGATGAGCCGCAACCCAATACCTTTTCATTCAACTCTCCATACGGGGCCTGTCCAAAATGCGATGGTCTGGGCTATATTTTTGAGATTGATAAAGCTGCAGTGATTCCTGACCGTAAATTAAGCATCCAAAAGGGTGCGATTGTACCATTAGGTCCGGCCCGTGATTCTTGGAATTTCCAAGTGTTAAAGGCTGTTGCTAAGAAACTTGAGTTTTCATTGACCTCTCCTATTGAAAAATTAACAGAAGAACAGGTTGATACGTTATTATTTGGTGCAGAGGAACCTATTCCTATTACCGTGGAGTATAGTAGCTACAGTGTAAGAGAACATAAAGTGACTTTTCAGGGGATATTCTCTATGTTGGAAGACCAAATGGGGCGCCAGAGTGATGACATCGCCTCATTAGAAGATTTTCGCACGAAGGTAACTTGCCCCAGTTGCCATGGCGACCGCTTAAAGAAAGAGTCCTTGCATTTCAAGATTGACCAAAAGAATATCAGTGAGTTGTCAGCAATGGATATCATTACATTGATGGACTGGTTTAAAGATTTGGAATCTAGATTAGACGAGCGTCAACAAGTTATTGCTACTGAGATATTAAAGGAGATTCGTGCCCGCCTTGGCTTTTTATTGGATGTGGGCCTCACTTACCTCACGTTGAATAGAACGTCCAAGACACTATCTGGCGGGGAAGCTCAGCGGATACGTTTAGCAACTCAAATTGGATCGCAATTGGTGAATGTCCTCTATATATTGGACGAACCCAGTATCGGTTTGCATCAGCGCGACAATGAACGCTTGATCAACTCACTAAAAAATCTGCGCGATATCGGCAACTCGGTACTGGTTGTGGAGCACGATAAAGATATGATCCTCAATGCGGACCATGTCATTGACATGGGGCCTGCGGCAGGGTTACATGGTGGAGAAGTGGTTGCAGAGGGCACCCCAAAGGAGATTTTAAAAGCAGATTCGCTAACCGCAGCTTACTTGAATGGTCGTAAAGAAGTGGCAATTCCTAAAACACGAAGACCTGGAAATGGGAATACACTAACGCTTAAGGGGGCAACTGGGAATAACCTTAAAAACGTAACTGCAGAATTTCCCTTAGGCAAGTTGATTTTGGTCACAGGGGTTTCTGGTTCCGGAAAATCGAGCTTGATTACTGGAACACTATACCCTATCTTGAATAAGCATTTTTTCCGAGCTAAAGCGACACCACTACCCTATAAAAGTGTGGAGGGGCTGGAGCATATTGACAAGATTATCGAAATCGACCAAAGTCCGATCGGGAGAACACCACGATCGAACCCTTCGACCTATACAGGTGTATTCTCGGATATCCGTACCTTATTTGTGCAACTTCCAGAGGCTAAAATCCGAGGATATAAACCCGGAAGATTTTCGTTCAATGTGAAGGGCGGAAGGTGTGAAACGTGTCAAGGCGCTGGAATGAAAATCATCGAAATGAACTTTTTACCCGATGTACAGGTTCCTTGTGAAACATGTCATGGCAAACGTTATAACCGAGAGACACTGGAAGTACGATATAGAGGAAAGTCAATCTCCGATGTATTAGATATGAGTGTGGAAGATGCGGTAACATTTTTTGAAAACATTCCTTCTATATATCGTAAGATTAAAACACTATATGATGTAGGTCTAGGTTATATTACATTGGGTCAGTCATCGACGACCTTGTCTGGAGGAGAGGCCCAACGGATTAAACTAGCAACGGAGCTTTCTAAAAAGGATACTGGCAAAACATTCTACATCCTGGATGAACCGACTACCGGTCTCCATTTTGAGGACGTGAACGTATTGCTCGGTGTCATCAATAGACTGGTAGAGCGAGGCAACTCGGTACTCATCATTGAACATAACCTTGATGTGGTGAAGACAGCAGACTGGGTCATCGATATGGGACCTGAAGGGGGTCGTAGCGGGGGGCAACTTTTGTTCGCAGGAACGCCTGAGGACCTTATCAAAGTCAAAGGAAGTGAAACGGCAAGATTCTTGAAGTTAGAAATGAAATAG
- a CDS encoding rhomboid family intramembrane serine protease, protein MMAQKEFKSFWRDTFSSGSPIPIVIIGQVGLFVLIHIFDLLAETKIITNPLYDNTVQYLSLPLGIDRFMEQPWSLFTYSFVYTGLFRILFDCLWLYWIGNLFLNFLNSRQLWFIYASSLFLGGGIYLALGQIPFLANSPQTILNTGSMALAGVVAATATLVPHSEVRLLLLGNLKLRTIACVYFGLEIVFYALVNKTAAATYVCIVLWGFLFMRTLQQGKDWSKIMLFKRKPRVKLQVVHQRKEYASYSISTASDLPNQEEIDQILDKISLSGYDSLTSREKEILFKASKQD, encoded by the coding sequence ATGATGGCGCAAAAAGAGTTTAAATCCTTCTGGAGGGACACCTTTAGCTCAGGGTCTCCAATACCAATTGTTATCATTGGTCAGGTGGGTCTTTTTGTCTTGATTCATATCTTTGACCTGCTTGCCGAAACCAAGATAATTACAAATCCACTATACGATAACACGGTCCAATACTTGAGTTTACCGCTAGGTATAGATCGGTTTATGGAGCAGCCGTGGTCGCTATTCACATACTCATTTGTCTATACGGGTTTATTCAGAATCCTATTCGATTGTCTTTGGCTGTACTGGATTGGAAATTTATTTCTAAATTTTCTAAATAGCAGGCAACTATGGTTTATCTACGCCTCGTCCCTATTTCTAGGGGGGGGGATTTATCTAGCATTGGGTCAGATTCCTTTCCTAGCAAATAGCCCGCAAACAATTTTAAATACAGGGTCGATGGCATTGGCCGGTGTAGTTGCCGCCACGGCAACGCTAGTTCCACATTCAGAAGTACGACTTTTGCTATTGGGTAATTTGAAGTTGAGGACTATTGCATGTGTATATTTCGGTTTGGAAATCGTCTTCTATGCACTTGTCAATAAAACTGCGGCTGCTACATACGTATGCATAGTGCTTTGGGGCTTTCTATTTATGCGAACCCTACAACAGGGCAAAGATTGGAGCAAGATTATGCTTTTCAAACGTAAACCGAGAGTTAAACTACAAGTCGTCCATCAACGTAAAGAGTACGCATCATATAGTATCTCTACAGCTAGTGACCTTCCCAACCAAGAGGAAATAGACCAAATCCTTGACAAAATTTCCTTATCAGGTTATGACAGCTTGACTTCACGGGAGAAGGAAATATTATTTAAAGCAAGTAAGCAAGATTAG
- a CDS encoding rhomboid family intramembrane serine protease, with protein MFPNLTPVVKNLLIINIIFFLGSSVVGASYDYLSAFYPDSPYFKVWQVITYMFMHGGFTHIFFNMFSLLMFGPMIEQVLGAKRFINFYLFTGLGALVLQYGVQAFELYQMVGTSFPLRQGIDLGSLTGSQLGFVQEINGTRLVGASGAIYGILLAFAYLFPNIPLQLIFIPIPIKAKYFIGGLIAIEIYSSLSQPGDSVAHLAHVGGALFGYILLKMWGIRKGLY; from the coding sequence ATGTTTCCAAACTTAACGCCCGTTGTCAAGAATCTGTTGATTATCAACATTATCTTTTTTTTAGGATCCAGTGTTGTGGGGGCATCCTACGATTATCTTTCAGCCTTCTACCCGGATTCTCCTTATTTCAAAGTTTGGCAAGTGATTACCTACATGTTTATGCATGGTGGTTTTACGCATATTTTCTTCAACATGTTCTCCTTATTGATGTTTGGTCCAATGATCGAACAAGTATTGGGTGCAAAACGTTTCATCAACTTCTACTTGTTCACGGGGTTAGGCGCATTAGTTCTTCAATATGGCGTACAGGCATTTGAATTATACCAAATGGTGGGGACTAGCTTCCCGCTCCGTCAGGGAATTGACCTGGGATCGTTAACGGGAAGCCAGCTGGGTTTCGTACAAGAAATTAACGGGACACGCCTTGTCGGTGCCTCTGGTGCGATATATGGTATCCTTCTAGCATTTGCCTATTTATTTCCAAACATTCCGCTTCAATTGATATTTATACCTATCCCGATTAAGGCAAAATACTTTATCGGAGGGCTGATTGCTATAGAAATCTATTCGAGCTTATCCCAGCCTGGGGACTCTGTAGCACATTTGGCACACGTCGGAGGAGCGCTATTTGGGTACATTTTATTGAAAATGTGGGGTATAAGAAAAGGTTTATATTAG
- the mutL gene encoding DNA mismatch repair endonuclease MutL, with protein sequence MSDIIQLLPDAVANQIAAGEVVQRPASAVKELIENAIDAGADKIKLIVKDAGKSLIQVIDNGCGMSVTDARLCFERHATSKIRKAEDLFAIRTMGFRGEAMASIAAIAHVELRTKRIEDELGTVIEIEGSKITDQHPEALTNGTSISIKNLFYNIPARRNFLKSNSVEMRHIIDEFQRVSLAHPEIFFSLHSDNNEVYHLPAETLKQRIVHLLGNNYNQRLVPVEEDTSIITVNGFIGKPEFAKKTRGEQFFFVNKRFIKDPYLHHAVLNAYEDILPADSYPLYVLFIEIDPSKIDINVHPTKTEIKYEDDKAIYAILRSAVKRSLGRYNIAPTLDFNQETGFSGMISPKPLDEIQVPTINFNPNFNPFEAGYKETSSQSRSDSYASGFEKKTAIPQNWDTLYQITEQESSTQLPLLPEEEDDTARSTTASARTQPTKQFFQLHNRFIVSQIHSGFMIIDQQAAHERILFEQFQNQLDLHQGISQQSLFPQTIDLSPADHALMEDILPEIQSLGFQLRLFGKTTYIVDGIPADLGSNVNERAIIEQLLEDFKNNKAELKLSKRENLARSLAKSAAIKIGTHLDGQAMAELIDRLFACESPSISIYGKPIIVTFTLSELLERFGKT encoded by the coding sequence ATGTCAGATATTATTCAATTGTTGCCAGATGCTGTAGCCAATCAAATTGCTGCAGGAGAAGTGGTGCAACGACCTGCTTCTGCTGTAAAGGAACTGATTGAGAATGCAATTGATGCTGGAGCAGATAAAATAAAACTCATCGTCAAAGATGCAGGGAAGTCGTTGATTCAGGTCATTGACAACGGATGTGGAATGAGTGTCACCGACGCTAGGCTATGCTTTGAAAGGCACGCTACGTCCAAAATTCGAAAAGCGGAAGATCTTTTTGCTATTCGTACGATGGGATTTCGTGGAGAGGCTATGGCTTCCATTGCGGCCATAGCACATGTGGAATTGCGGACTAAACGAATTGAAGATGAGCTCGGTACGGTCATTGAAATAGAGGGCTCAAAAATAACAGATCAACACCCCGAAGCGTTAACGAACGGGACAAGTATATCGATTAAGAATTTATTTTATAACATTCCGGCAAGACGTAATTTCCTAAAGAGCAATTCGGTTGAAATGCGCCATATTATTGACGAGTTTCAACGAGTTTCGCTGGCACACCCTGAAATCTTTTTCAGTCTACATAGTGATAATAATGAGGTGTACCACCTTCCTGCGGAAACCTTGAAACAACGCATTGTGCATTTGTTGGGCAATAACTATAACCAGCGGCTGGTACCTGTAGAAGAGGATACAAGTATCATCACAGTGAACGGTTTTATCGGAAAACCGGAGTTTGCGAAGAAAACTCGCGGAGAGCAGTTCTTTTTCGTCAATAAAAGGTTCATTAAGGATCCGTACTTACATCATGCAGTATTGAATGCATATGAGGATATATTACCCGCAGATAGCTATCCATTGTATGTGCTTTTTATCGAGATAGACCCGTCTAAGATTGATATTAACGTCCATCCGACGAAAACGGAAATTAAGTATGAGGATGACAAAGCCATTTATGCTATCTTAAGGTCTGCCGTAAAACGTTCCTTGGGTCGTTATAATATTGCTCCAACCTTGGACTTTAATCAAGAAACCGGTTTTTCGGGAATGATAAGTCCAAAGCCCTTGGACGAAATACAAGTTCCGACAATCAATTTCAATCCTAACTTCAATCCATTTGAGGCTGGATATAAGGAGACTTCCTCTCAATCTCGCTCAGATAGCTATGCCTCTGGTTTTGAGAAAAAAACTGCCATTCCTCAAAATTGGGATACATTGTATCAGATTACGGAGCAGGAGTCATCTACTCAATTGCCTCTTTTGCCCGAAGAGGAAGACGATACCGCTAGATCTACAACAGCTTCGGCACGCACACAGCCAACAAAGCAATTTTTTCAGCTTCATAATCGGTTTATCGTCTCACAGATTCACTCAGGATTTATGATTATCGATCAACAGGCTGCTCACGAGCGGATTTTGTTTGAACAATTTCAAAACCAGTTGGACCTTCATCAAGGGATAAGCCAACAAAGCTTGTTTCCGCAAACGATAGATTTGAGTCCTGCCGATCATGCACTGATGGAAGATATTCTTCCCGAAATACAGAGTCTAGGATTTCAATTACGTCTTTTTGGAAAAACAACGTATATTGTTGACGGAATACCGGCAGACTTAGGGAGTAATGTGAATGAACGTGCAATCATTGAACAATTGTTGGAGGATTTCAAAAACAACAAAGCAGAGCTCAAGCTCAGTAAAAGGGAAAATCTAGCGCGTAGCCTTGCCAAAAGCGCGGCGATAAAAATAGGCACGCATCTAGACGGTCAAGCTATGGCAGAGCTTATAGACAGGCTTTTCGCTTGTGAGTCACCTAGTATCTCCATCTATGGTAAACCCATTATCGTGACCTTTACATTATCTGAATTGCTAGAACGATTCGGCAAAACTTAA